From one Candidatus Lernaella stagnicola genomic stretch:
- a CDS encoding MaoC family dehydratase N-terminal domain-containing protein, which yields MIDPKLVGKTYPPTKYVVGIEKIKEYTRAVGETNPLCVDEKAAAAGPYGEIVAPPTFAVVYTKDMAAQFLFDKELDLNMMMLVHGEQEFIFHKAVKHNDTIITTGKLASAEARKQNLVVTFEAESRVGDELVTISRFTFLVRGGAA from the coding sequence ATGATCGACCCGAAATTGGTTGGCAAAACCTACCCGCCTACGAAGTACGTGGTGGGCATCGAAAAAATCAAGGAGTACACCCGCGCGGTGGGCGAGACGAACCCGCTGTGCGTGGACGAGAAAGCCGCCGCGGCCGGCCCCTACGGGGAAATCGTGGCGCCGCCGACCTTCGCGGTTGTTTACACCAAGGACATGGCCGCGCAGTTCCTGTTCGATAAGGAACTGGATTTGAACATGATGATGCTCGTGCATGGCGAGCAGGAATTCATTTTCCACAAAGCGGTCAAGCACAACGACACGATCATCACCACCGGCAAGCTGGCGTCGGCCGAGGCCCGCAAGCAGAATCTCGTGGTGACCTTTGAAGCGGAAAGCCGGGTCGGCGACGAACTGGTCACGATCAGCAGATTCACGTTCCTGGTTCGCGGAGGTGCGGCATGA
- a CDS encoding glycoside hydrolase family 88 protein produces the protein MKLWKLFLVLLLAALLFAAAACGDDDDDDHDDDETDDDTAGDDDASPSELVALAQALADTWIDSYEPETMGWSWDSGVVMLGMWDLYELTGETTYRQYVKDWLDYHIAAGYTIAYNDHVPPARLAVRLFEQTGGAEYRAAVDATKAYVFEQADRLPDGALVHMGWTTPQQIWVDSLFMATPFLEEAGALDNDADCFAEAELQFRVFAEHLQDPDAGMYRHRYDANDESVTPVEADFWGRGNAWVIAASGTAARLLPEDLAGRAAVVQRFVTQAEAMAALQDENGRWHTIMNRPDTYLETSVGPLFAYGVYQAATVETIDEDLLVAADNALLGALDQVVADEHGNALLLGTSYGTGPGTWELYEEVLKGEQVNYGIGATILAVCAREKLERAAALPPPGMTDETYIPEPEGDDPVAWGYFYMARGDFRSALTSLEAAVDESTIDPDAQSGVMLIEAIRLGMAVLAGIDEWYVEQIDMTELIASLLTQARDTGGTLVERSEGVVVNEDFSRVVERLVLTEQGGSTGIGTVEIDLGEAYLLQAVGHLLVGAADVAEGFGLIETTAALGERNPILRFLDRLPLLPKADLALVGQGLDSLVAAIDSLVVAIETIDAETDDQSDDLVPKNIVHLEGDFSLPGIMLPTPLEELLGFDPREFFGDDPLPQALIDVLYKVRNVLSMIRMFLP, from the coding sequence ATGAAGCTCTGGAAACTCTTCCTGGTGTTGCTGCTGGCGGCGCTGCTGTTTGCGGCGGCCGCCTGCGGCGACGACGATGACGACGACCACGACGACGACGAAACCGACGACGACACCGCCGGGGACGACGACGCATCTCCAAGCGAACTGGTTGCTCTCGCGCAAGCACTCGCCGATACGTGGATCGATTCCTACGAACCGGAAACCATGGGCTGGAGCTGGGATTCCGGCGTGGTCATGCTGGGCATGTGGGATCTCTACGAACTCACCGGCGAAACGACCTATCGGCAGTATGTGAAAGATTGGCTCGATTACCACATCGCCGCCGGCTACACGATTGCTTACAACGACCACGTGCCGCCGGCGCGGCTGGCCGTGCGCCTCTTCGAACAGACCGGCGGGGCCGAGTATCGCGCCGCTGTCGACGCCACGAAAGCCTACGTTTTTGAACAGGCCGACCGCCTGCCAGACGGTGCGCTGGTGCATATGGGCTGGACGACGCCGCAGCAGATTTGGGTCGATTCGCTCTTTATGGCCACGCCCTTCTTGGAAGAAGCGGGCGCGTTGGACAACGATGCCGATTGCTTTGCCGAGGCCGAATTGCAGTTCCGTGTCTTCGCCGAGCATCTGCAGGATCCCGACGCGGGGATGTACCGCCATCGCTACGATGCGAATGACGAATCGGTCACCCCGGTCGAGGCCGATTTCTGGGGCCGGGGCAACGCGTGGGTCATCGCCGCCTCGGGCACAGCCGCGCGGTTGTTGCCGGAGGATTTGGCGGGACGTGCGGCGGTCGTGCAGCGTTTCGTGACCCAAGCCGAAGCGATGGCCGCGCTGCAGGATGAAAACGGGCGGTGGCATACGATCATGAATCGTCCGGATACGTACTTGGAAACCAGCGTCGGGCCGTTGTTCGCCTACGGTGTCTATCAAGCGGCGACGGTCGAAACGATCGACGAGGATTTGCTCGTCGCAGCGGATAACGCGCTGCTCGGCGCGCTGGATCAGGTGGTGGCCGACGAGCACGGCAACGCGCTGCTGCTCGGCACGTCCTACGGCACCGGGCCGGGGACTTGGGAGCTCTACGAAGAAGTGCTGAAGGGCGAGCAGGTGAACTACGGCATCGGCGCGACGATCCTGGCCGTGTGCGCCCGCGAGAAGCTGGAGCGCGCCGCCGCCTTGCCGCCGCCGGGCATGACCGACGAGACGTACATTCCCGAACCAGAGGGAGACGACCCGGTCGCGTGGGGCTACTTCTACATGGCGCGCGGCGATTTCCGTTCGGCGCTCACGTCCCTCGAAGCGGCGGTGGACGAATCGACGATCGACCCCGACGCGCAATCGGGCGTGATGCTGATCGAGGCGATACGCTTGGGAATGGCCGTGCTGGCCGGCATCGACGAGTGGTACGTCGAACAGATCGACATGACGGAACTGATTGCGTCGTTGCTTACCCAAGCCCGCGACACCGGCGGCACGCTCGTGGAACGCAGCGAGGGCGTGGTCGTCAACGAAGATTTCAGCCGCGTGGTCGAGCGCCTCGTGCTGACCGAGCAGGGCGGGTCGACGGGGATCGGTACGGTGGAGATCGACCTGGGCGAGGCGTATCTGCTGCAGGCGGTCGGGCATTTGCTGGTCGGCGCGGCGGACGTGGCCGAAGGTTTCGGGTTGATCGAAACGACCGCCGCGCTCGGTGAGCGGAACCCGATTCTTCGTTTTTTGGATCGCCTGCCGCTTCTGCCCAAGGCCGACCTGGCGCTGGTGGGGCAGGGCTTGGATTCGTTGGTCGCCGCGATTGACTCGCTGGTGGTGGCGATTGAAACCATCGACGCCGAGACCGACGATCAGTCCGACGACCTGGTGCCGAAAAACATCGTTCATCTGGAAGGCGATTTTTCGCTGCCGGGAATTATGCTGCCCACGCCGCTGGAGGAATTGCTCGGATTTGATCCGCGGGAATTTTTCGGCGACGATCCCTTGCCGCAGGCACTGATCGACGTACTTTACAAAGTGCGCAACGTGCTTTCGATGATCAGGATGTTTCTGCCCTAG
- a CDS encoding NAD(P)H-dependent oxidoreductase has product MKILHVNANPKPLDESASKQITDAFFATLASTDADLEITHRDLTVDAPPFYSYEHYRNFWYPVGDAQYKPSEEEAKQSEYARREIERFNKTDVLVITTPMWNFGVPATLKAWIDQVLAPKHAFSLGPSGVKALHNVKKVVVLLASGGAYPDGDPVTMQLKMVFGFVGISDVQFAWADGQNPVFFTDSDERLKKARKAAVSLALEITAQANGIPAAQA; this is encoded by the coding sequence ATGAAAATACTGCATGTTAACGCGAACCCCAAACCGCTGGACGAATCAGCATCCAAGCAAATCACGGATGCCTTTTTTGCCACGTTGGCCTCCACCGACGCGGATTTGGAGATCACCCACCGTGATCTTACCGTCGACGCACCTCCTTTTTACTCCTACGAACACTATCGCAACTTCTGGTATCCGGTCGGCGACGCGCAGTACAAGCCCTCCGAGGAGGAGGCAAAACAAAGCGAGTATGCCCGGCGCGAGATCGAGCGATTCAACAAAACCGACGTGTTGGTCATCACCACGCCGATGTGGAATTTCGGCGTCCCGGCGACCTTGAAAGCGTGGATCGATCAGGTCCTGGCCCCCAAACATGCGTTTTCGCTCGGCCCCAGCGGAGTCAAAGCCCTGCACAACGTCAAGAAGGTCGTGGTGCTCTTGGCCTCCGGCGGTGCCTACCCCGACGGCGACCCGGTCACGATGCAACTCAAAATGGTATTTGGATTCGTGGGCATCAGCGACGTTCAGTTCGCGTGGGCCGACGGTCAAAACCCCGTTTTCTTTACCGACAGCGATGAACGATTGAAAAAGGCGAGGAAAGCCGCCGTGTCCTTGGCGCTGGAAATCACCGCGCAAGCCAACGGCATTCCGGCGGCCCAGGCCTAG
- a CDS encoding CoA-binding protein, with protein MTRETTSGAFDLEISPGLFEQMDQLCYPRSVAIMGASQSFIKWGSLLTANLLKGGFEGQVYPIHNSAERILDRPAYKHIQDCPGPVDLAFITLPREKAVDAMRECAVSGVKNVVVVTSGFSETGAEGAALEKELVGIAREAGIRLLGPNTMGMISTRQKLCMTGSVSTPPSGGISMISQSGNLGAQVMLWAQEQGVGVNKFFGSGNEADLTATELLAYLGHDESTTAVLVYLEGIEDGQLFLRVAHEVASRKPIVVLKSGRTDDGARAASSHTGALSGSYDIWRGAMRQAGVVLVKQPMDLIDGAAGMENLPMPHGNRVCVITLGGGWGVVATDLCNEYGLDLPPLPDEIRSVMDKKLPPFWSRSNPIDLVGKVDPDVYVTALEQACASDAFDAVITLGLIGSSSFAYEIAEVTADVAPGVVDDEIKQRFAGIRDAFEMTLRDEIAWLTTKYGKPVVNVSLDKRHNRVILDDTRGNHIVAYNTPEKAVRVLAGMTYYQRWRSLQQRS; from the coding sequence ATGACACGCGAAACAACTTCCGGCGCCTTCGACTTGGAAATTTCACCGGGACTGTTCGAGCAGATGGACCAACTGTGTTATCCGCGCAGCGTGGCCATCATGGGCGCGAGCCAGAGTTTCATCAAATGGGGCAGCCTGCTGACGGCCAACTTGCTCAAGGGCGGTTTCGAGGGGCAGGTGTATCCGATCCACAACAGTGCCGAGCGGATCCTGGATCGCCCGGCGTACAAGCACATTCAAGACTGCCCTGGGCCGGTGGACCTGGCGTTTATCACGTTGCCGCGTGAAAAGGCCGTGGACGCGATGCGCGAGTGCGCGGTAAGCGGTGTCAAGAACGTGGTGGTGGTGACCTCGGGGTTCAGCGAGACCGGCGCGGAAGGCGCGGCGCTTGAGAAAGAACTGGTGGGAATTGCGCGGGAAGCGGGCATACGGCTGCTCGGGCCCAATACCATGGGCATGATTTCAACCCGCCAAAAGCTGTGCATGACGGGCTCGGTTTCCACGCCGCCGTCCGGCGGCATCAGCATGATCAGCCAAAGCGGCAACTTGGGCGCGCAGGTCATGTTGTGGGCGCAAGAGCAGGGCGTGGGCGTCAACAAGTTTTTCGGTTCGGGCAACGAAGCTGATCTGACGGCCACCGAACTGCTGGCCTACCTGGGACACGACGAGTCAACGACCGCGGTGCTCGTTTATTTGGAAGGGATCGAAGACGGCCAGCTCTTCCTGCGGGTGGCGCACGAGGTGGCCAGTCGCAAGCCGATCGTCGTGTTGAAAAGCGGCCGGACCGACGACGGGGCGCGCGCGGCGTCGAGCCACACCGGGGCCCTATCGGGCAGCTACGATATCTGGCGTGGTGCGATGCGTCAGGCGGGTGTGGTCTTGGTGAAGCAGCCCATGGACTTGATCGACGGCGCGGCGGGCATGGAGAATTTGCCGATGCCCCACGGCAACCGGGTGTGCGTGATCACGCTGGGCGGCGGCTGGGGCGTGGTGGCGACGGATTTGTGCAACGAGTACGGTTTGGATCTGCCGCCGCTGCCGGACGAAATCCGCAGCGTGATGGACAAGAAGCTGCCGCCTTTTTGGAGCCGCTCCAACCCCATTGATTTGGTCGGCAAGGTCGACCCCGACGTGTACGTCACCGCCCTGGAGCAAGCCTGCGCTTCGGACGCTTTCGACGCGGTGATCACGCTGGGGCTGATCGGCAGTTCGTCTTTTGCATACGAAATCGCCGAGGTGACGGCCGACGTAGCGCCGGGCGTGGTGGATGATGAGATCAAGCAGCGCTTCGCCGGTATTAGAGATGCGTTTGAAATGACGCTGCGCGACGAGATCGCGTGGTTGACCACGAAGTACGGCAAGCCGGTCGTCAACGTATCGTTGGACAAGCGGCACAACCGGGTCATTCTGGATGATACCCGCGGCAATCACATCGTGGCGTACAACACGCCCGAGAAGGCCGTTCGCGTGTTGGCCGGGATGACTTACTACCAACGGTGGCGTTCGCTGCAACAGCGGTCGTAA
- a CDS encoding glycosyltransferase family 39 protein encodes MSTKTKKARCARLVGSLLIVLATLAVYARSLPGPYLWDDISLVAANRTLDDHANLPRYFTQDLGRFNQHPRVMGFYRPMQAATFHLETALFGRSAPLQRLTNVLLHALAALALYGLALTLFRRELPALLTGLLFAVHPLCTEQVCLIANRGGVMVGAFSLLTLYGIARATDEGKVDPKWLALAALAYIAALLSKPNALVLIVPAVAYLLAVGRRTEKQLVAVIALLAGLALAYAGWRWGVLGISHGHKAVTTPLWDRLLALPRLTLNAFALTLVPHRLRAIHDINLANWTSGWIVASAVAAWLLLFGAAIKVARHRPVFLLALIWFAATIAPTAGLVPLVRPVAEHYYYLPAAAGSLLWVALWSLAAERLPQRARLIPVLVLLAAFTAYTVVRAGVWASPEKLWADNVQKEPQSSEALNNYGTVLAETNRFREAYPIFERAVARQPANLKARRNRAHAAIELGLDEVAYEDLRLLLEADPCDAKAGALLGRLVVTAASLAPANLADGLTARHRCAATIHLGAAMTLQHQGSTATATSFLQRFLDAAPEHPMAPAVRRQLAEWEKIRNKNE; translated from the coding sequence ATGTCCACAAAGACAAAGAAGGCGCGCTGCGCGCGTCTGGTTGGATCGTTGTTGATCGTGCTGGCGACGCTGGCGGTGTACGCCCGTAGCCTGCCTGGGCCCTACCTGTGGGACGACATCTCCCTGGTCGCGGCCAACCGGACTCTCGACGACCACGCCAACCTGCCGCGCTATTTCACGCAGGACTTGGGCCGCTTCAATCAACACCCGCGCGTCATGGGTTTTTACCGGCCGATGCAGGCCGCGACCTTCCACCTGGAAACGGCGCTCTTCGGCCGGAGCGCCCCGCTGCAACGACTGACCAACGTGTTGCTGCACGCCCTGGCCGCGCTGGCCTTGTACGGTTTGGCCCTGACGCTTTTCCGCCGGGAACTGCCCGCCCTGCTCACCGGCCTCCTCTTCGCCGTCCATCCGCTGTGCACCGAGCAAGTGTGCCTCATCGCCAACCGCGGTGGTGTGATGGTCGGCGCGTTTTCGCTGCTCACGCTCTACGGCATCGCTCGCGCCACCGATGAGGGGAAGGTGGACCCAAAATGGCTCGCCCTGGCCGCTTTGGCGTATATCGCGGCGTTGCTGTCCAAACCCAACGCCTTGGTGCTGATAGTACCGGCGGTCGCGTACCTGCTCGCGGTCGGTCGTCGCACGGAAAAGCAACTCGTGGCGGTCATCGCCCTGCTGGCCGGGCTGGCCTTGGCTTACGCGGGGTGGCGTTGGGGCGTGCTGGGCATCAGCCACGGCCACAAGGCGGTGACCACGCCGCTATGGGATCGCCTTTTGGCCCTCCCCCGTCTGACACTCAACGCGTTCGCGCTCACGCTGGTACCCCACCGATTGCGGGCCATTCACGATATCAATTTGGCGAACTGGACCTCCGGCTGGATCGTGGCGAGCGCCGTTGCGGCCTGGCTGCTCTTGTTCGGAGCGGCCATCAAGGTCGCCCGCCACCGGCCCGTGTTTTTGCTCGCGCTGATTTGGTTTGCCGCGACAATCGCTCCGACCGCCGGGCTTGTGCCGCTGGTGCGGCCGGTCGCCGAACACTACTACTACCTGCCCGCCGCGGCCGGCAGCCTGCTGTGGGTCGCGTTGTGGAGCCTCGCCGCCGAGCGCCTGCCGCAACGTGCGCGGCTGATTCCCGTGCTGGTGCTGCTCGCCGCCTTCACCGCCTACACCGTCGTACGCGCGGGAGTGTGGGCGTCGCCGGAAAAGCTCTGGGCCGACAACGTGCAAAAGGAACCGCAGTCCTCCGAGGCGCTCAATAACTACGGCACCGTGCTGGCCGAAACGAACCGCTTCCGGGAAGCCTATCCGATCTTCGAGCGGGCCGTGGCCCGGCAACCCGCGAACCTCAAGGCTCGACGCAACCGCGCCCATGCGGCCATCGAGTTGGGGCTGGATGAGGTCGCCTACGAAGACCTGCGCCTACTGCTGGAAGCCGACCCCTGCGACGCCAAGGCCGGCGCGTTGTTGGGACGCCTCGTGGTCACGGCGGCCAGTCTCGCCCCGGCGAATCTTGCCGATGGTTTGACCGCGCGGCACCGGTGCGCGGCCACGATTCACCTCGGCGCGGCCATGACCTTGCAGCACCAAGGCTCCACGGCGACCGCGACCTCCTTTTTGCAGCGTTTTCTGGATGCGGCTCCGGAGCACCCGATGGCCCCGGCCGTGCGTCGGCAGTTGGCCGAATGGGAAAAAATCCGAAACAAAAACGAATAA
- a CDS encoding inositol monophosphatase family protein, which yields MPHSDYTLALTVAHEAGQLLQSFYGKVVVSQKGDKDLVTNADRASEKLITDRLRHARPGDTIISEEGTFVPGDKQRSWIVDPLDGTNNFAHGFFAFAVSIALVVEGELKVGVVHAPTLGKTFAARAGTGATLNGIPVGVSDIEHIADAIVATGFPYARRTLARDNLAEFNTVMMEAQGVRRVGAASLDLCWVAAGRWDAFWELHLKPWDVAAGMLICREAGGRVTDFAGQPVDLDEPEVVASNGRVHDELMRLLNAANESNA from the coding sequence GTGCCGCATTCCGACTACACCCTCGCGCTCACCGTGGCGCATGAAGCCGGGCAACTACTGCAGTCTTTCTATGGAAAGGTCGTCGTATCACAAAAGGGCGACAAGGACCTGGTGACCAACGCCGATCGCGCCTCGGAAAAGCTGATCACCGACCGCCTGCGGCACGCTCGTCCCGGCGACACCATCATCTCCGAGGAAGGCACCTTCGTGCCCGGCGACAAACAGCGCAGTTGGATCGTCGATCCCTTGGACGGCACCAACAACTTCGCCCACGGCTTTTTCGCCTTTGCGGTATCCATCGCCCTGGTGGTAGAGGGCGAACTCAAGGTCGGCGTCGTGCACGCCCCCACCCTGGGCAAGACCTTCGCCGCTCGCGCGGGCACCGGCGCGACACTCAACGGTATTCCGGTGGGGGTCAGCGACATCGAACACATCGCCGACGCCATCGTCGCCACCGGCTTTCCCTACGCCCGCCGCACGCTGGCCCGCGACAATCTGGCCGAGTTCAACACCGTGATGATGGAAGCCCAAGGGGTGCGCCGCGTCGGCGCCGCGTCTCTCGATCTGTGCTGGGTCGCGGCGGGCCGTTGGGACGCCTTCTGGGAGTTGCACCTGAAACCCTGGGACGTGGCCGCCGGTATGTTGATTTGCCGGGAAGCGGGAGGACGCGTGACGGATTTCGCCGGGCAGCCGGTCGATTTGGACGAACCGGAGGTCGTGGCGAGCAACGGTCGCGTTCACGACGAACTAATGCGACTACTCAACGCGGCGAACGAATCCAACGCCTAA
- a CDS encoding sulfatase-like hydrolase/transferase produces MTEKNTSKKASGIGATVATYFAFGLLSGLAWGLIYGIVEAFASAAFPYGMFRLAIETVARDVGDGLRWGVIWGLVASVYGFALTKISGDGRRAVIPMLMAVLFWLLGIVLFAAHLVQGLEQKLPLPYQDHVTPRVFLTRFIWPLVSFTVTVKPVLVLALLFLSFLIPAALALGVFFMLRGRLPKKPFGRIPSLAMTRKTAIAAGAVVFLGIAVIIAPKAMGRPQGAPNVLMVSIDTLRADGLSCYGNKNLTSPVIDKLAEKGTRYENFYSHAPWTLPGHVSMLTGLIPDVHGTYLLDRQIPREAPLLAEVFKNAGFHTFAMTSNFLVSPPYGFGRGFDRFLFRPEAEAREVNDGAMKLINRAREPWFGFVHYFDPHLPYSPTPASRRDLGIAGPTVREVDEAMTHLLYRFVDIYLPYDQEKKDIVRLLYDGEVRDVDRALGGLLKGIRDRFGLDNTIVIITADHGEEFFEHGWNGHSVALHDESLRVPLILAGKGVAKGVVRQEITSMSMLPPLVMDLAGLADPLKRDWRKIREHDNAYGHTNAFGNHRYSYRNGGWTFLTETDFTYGERHIQRPPMLFDDRAEINDLLAAKPAEADKRRDDMDHYVGRELKAYGQMESSSVELDETRTDRLRELGYIN; encoded by the coding sequence ATGACCGAAAAAAACACGAGCAAGAAAGCGTCGGGCATCGGCGCAACGGTGGCGACGTATTTCGCGTTTGGCCTGCTTAGCGGTCTGGCGTGGGGATTAATCTACGGCATCGTCGAGGCCTTCGCTTCGGCCGCCTTCCCCTACGGCATGTTCCGATTGGCCATTGAAACCGTGGCGCGCGACGTCGGCGACGGCCTGCGATGGGGCGTGATATGGGGCCTCGTGGCGTCGGTATACGGTTTCGCCCTCACGAAAATTTCCGGCGACGGTCGCCGTGCAGTCATACCGATGCTGATGGCCGTCCTTTTCTGGTTGCTGGGCATCGTCCTGTTTGCCGCGCATTTGGTGCAGGGGCTCGAGCAAAAGCTGCCCCTGCCGTATCAGGATCACGTCACGCCGCGGGTATTTCTGACGCGTTTTATCTGGCCGCTGGTTTCCTTCACCGTGACGGTCAAGCCCGTGCTGGTGCTGGCGCTGCTGTTCTTGAGTTTCCTGATTCCGGCCGCGCTGGCGCTGGGCGTGTTTTTCATGCTGCGTGGTCGCCTGCCGAAAAAGCCTTTCGGGCGTATCCCCTCGCTGGCCATGACGCGCAAGACGGCGATCGCGGCGGGGGCGGTTGTCTTCCTGGGTATCGCGGTGATTATTGCGCCCAAGGCGATGGGTCGCCCGCAGGGTGCGCCGAACGTGCTGATGGTCAGCATCGATACGTTGCGCGCCGACGGCTTGAGTTGCTACGGCAACAAGAATCTCACTAGTCCGGTGATCGACAAACTGGCCGAGAAGGGCACCCGCTACGAGAACTTCTACTCGCACGCCCCCTGGACGCTGCCCGGTCACGTTTCCATGCTCACCGGCTTGATCCCCGACGTGCACGGCACCTACCTGCTCGACCGCCAGATACCGCGCGAGGCGCCGCTGCTGGCCGAGGTGTTCAAGAACGCCGGGTTCCACACCTTTGCGATGACCAGCAATTTTCTGGTTAGTCCGCCCTATGGTTTCGGACGGGGATTCGACCGCTTCTTGTTCCGTCCCGAAGCCGAGGCGCGGGAAGTCAACGACGGCGCGATGAAACTCATCAACCGGGCCCGGGAACCGTGGTTCGGATTCGTCCATTACTTCGATCCGCATTTGCCGTATTCGCCCACTCCGGCTTCGCGTCGGGATTTGGGCATTGCCGGGCCGACCGTGCGGGAAGTCGACGAAGCCATGACGCACCTGCTGTATCGCTTCGTTGACATCTACTTGCCCTACGATCAGGAAAAGAAGGACATCGTGCGGCTGCTTTACGACGGCGAAGTGCGCGACGTCGATCGGGCGCTGGGCGGTTTGCTTAAGGGAATCAGGGACCGCTTCGGGCTGGACAACACGATAGTGATCATCACCGCCGATCACGGCGAAGAATTCTTCGAACATGGTTGGAACGGCCACTCGGTGGCACTGCACGACGAGTCGCTGCGCGTGCCGTTGATTCTGGCGGGCAAAGGCGTGGCCAAAGGCGTGGTGCGGCAGGAGATCACCTCGATGTCGATGCTGCCGCCGCTGGTGATGGATTTGGCCGGGCTGGCCGATCCGCTCAAACGCGACTGGCGCAAGATTCGCGAGCACGACAACGCTTACGGTCACACGAACGCGTTCGGCAACCATCGATACAGCTATCGCAACGGCGGCTGGACATTCCTGACCGAAACCGATTTCACCTACGGCGAACGCCATATCCAACGGCCGCCGATGCTTTTTGACGACCGGGCCGAAATCAACGACCTGCTGGCCGCGAAGCCCGCCGAGGCCGACAAGCGGCGGGATGATATGGACCATTACGTCGGCCGCGAACTCAAGGCCTACGGCCAAATGGAAAGTTCCTCGGTGGAGTTGGATGAGACGCGTACCGATCGTCTGCGCGAACTGGGCTACATCAACTGA
- a CDS encoding MaoC family dehydratase, whose amino-acid sequence MKKLGDVNVGDTFGLKHTVGKYDPIFYAGASGDFNLIHIDPEFGKMVGLGGSILQGLCTMAFTARAHTDWAGDPYALRRIKVRFSSPVRPDDTVEVKAEVTEVVDGVAKTRFNAVNQAGEEVITMAEADIVLAGD is encoded by the coding sequence ATGAAAAAGCTGGGCGACGTCAACGTGGGCGACACGTTTGGATTGAAGCACACGGTCGGCAAGTACGATCCGATTTTCTACGCCGGGGCCTCCGGCGATTTCAACTTGATCCACATCGATCCCGAGTTCGGCAAGATGGTCGGGTTGGGCGGAAGCATCCTGCAGGGCCTGTGCACGATGGCCTTCACGGCGCGCGCCCACACCGATTGGGCGGGCGATCCGTACGCCCTGCGGCGCATCAAAGTGCGCTTCTCTTCACCGGTGCGGCCCGATGACACGGTGGAGGTCAAAGCCGAAGTGACCGAGGTGGTCGACGGCGTGGCCAAGACGCGCTTCAACGCGGTCAACCAGGCCGGCGAGGAAGTGATCACCATGGCCGAAGCCGACATCGTGTTGGCCGGGGACTGA